The Flammeovirga yaeyamensis genome segment CCTCAATCACCTTATCTAATAAATTATACCTCGCAGTTAAATCTTCTTTTTCAATAATTTTCAACTCATCCCATTCACTTCTCAAATTTTCTATAAGATGATTATTTATTAGGTAATTTCTATCTGAGATATGTGTATCTGATTGGCTTATATCTAATAAAATGAAAGGTACATAGTTCACATATTCAGATTTAAAATTAGAAGTTATGTCTATCTCATTTTTTCCTTCAATAGCATTAAGGCTAACTGATAATACTTTCTCTTTCAAAGGATCACCTTCTGAAAGCTCTTTTGTGTTGAAGAAGCATAAAACATCAAAATCAGCATTCTTTTTATATAAGTGATAATCCTCTCTATTTTTTGCTACATGAAAGTTAGTATCATTTACCCATTTATATTGCTCATTTTTTACTACTAAATACTGATTAAAGTCTTTTGTATTAAAAGCATGAAATAGATTTGAAGTATAGAATCTTGCTACTTCTCCAGGGTTTGTTTTAGTTTTTTCTGATGTTGTTAAGAAACTAAATAAAATCTGTTTAAACTCTCTAGGAAAACTGTTATAATCTCCAACTTTAAGTGGTGTTAACTGCTTTCTTATTTCACGATTTCCTACAGTTTCAAAAAATGAATAATTATTATAATTGATTAATGACGGATGTACATCATTATTCTTTGATATGTAGCGAATATTAGGAAGTATATCCTCTGATTTCATTTGTTCAACTGCATTTTGCTTTACAGGTTTAGGCAATTGGTCTGTCTTTCTATTAAGAAGCATTTTCCTTTTCCATAGATTCCCATCACAAACTATCGTACTGTTAATCGTATTAACACCTAGGTACATGACAAAGCTCTTCAGTTGTTCCTCATTTACTTCTAACTGTCTTTGAAGAAACTGGACATCTAATTCTTTATACTGACATAGTTGAGCAGGTAGGTATGTGCCATCGTTTATTTTCAAATAGATGGTAGATACACTGAATGCCGCATGATTTCGAATTACATTATTCTCTCTATCATTTGAATCCAAATAGTGTTTGTAACGATGAACAAAAGATACAATATTATCCGTCTTACGTTTAAAAAACTGATAAACGCTTTTAATAAGTTCTATTTGTTGCTCTTCAGAAATAAGTTCAGATGAAATCTCTCCTTTGATAGATACTTGTCTAAAATATTTCAGAACCTCATAAGGGTTATTATACTCCTTCACCCCTAATGCTTTTCTAAAAACATCATCATTAATGCGAAAACTTGTAATTGTAGCGTCTACAAATTGTGGAATTTTTATATTCTCTTTAGTAGAATCATTAAATAATATCTCCTTATTCTCAACTAAGATAATACTAGGAAATAACTTCACCTTTTTTTGTTTTAGCTTGTATGCTAACTCTTTTTTAAAGATTTCAGATCGCCTATGTTGAGTATTTCTATCAAAAGTAAAAGCATGAATAAAACCTATTATAGCTTCTAAAAAATGACTTCTTTCAAAATCATTATTTAAATTTTCTTTAGCCAAGTCACTAATAATATCAGTTATCACTACATATTTATTTCTATCATCTTTATTCCATCCATTAACATAAGTATCATTGAAGCCTAAAATTTCCCTAACAGGAACTTTAATATCATCAGTGTTATTTAATAATAAGTGCGACCACAAAAAATTTAGATTTTTAACATCCTGAATTTTATTGTCAAGGTACTGAAGATGAAAATCACATCCTTCAATTTTTGCTTTTTGAGCTATTAATTGAAAATAAAATTCTAAACAGCATCTGAGTAAAGCTTTGTTATACCTACCAATTTTTGTTTTTTCATCAAATTCAATTGATTTTCTATCTACAGAGGTGTGAAAGTCTGCATGAAAATCTACGTATTTAAAAAAAGAATTTTGTTGAGTAGGTAAATAGTTATAGAGGTAAGACTCTTTTCCTTCTTCTATTTCTTCTTTTGATTTAAAATATATCCCAATCTTTTGATCACCCTGTATTTCTACAGCAGCTTCTTTTGCTAATTGATTTAACTTTTCACCTTTTACTGAAGTAGAAAAGAAATTTGAGCTCTTCCCTACATTTTTTTGGAAACTGCTTTCCTCGCTAGGAACAAACTCAATAATAAAATTTTTCTCATATTTTAATTGAACAAAATTGAAATGAATATTTTTTATTTCATCAATTAATAAATTGACCTGATCAGCATTAGCAAATGGTATTTCTATAATAGTTACAAAGCCTTCACCGTAATATTTATCAATATCAGTTGAAGGTAAATCAATAGGTATTGGATAATAATATCCTGGTACTCCACGGTCTGCTCTCTCTTTATGTAATCTATCAATTTGTTTAGCTAAAACTTTTAGTAATTCAGAATCAAAACCTTTAGGAATTTGATTCAGTGTTCTAAAAACATCATATAAACAAAAGCTTACCCTACTCTGAATCTCTTTAGTACCATTTTTAATTATACCCTGAGTATGTACATTTACTTTCTCGTCTTTGGTAATACTAAAAACTGATTTAAAGCCTACACCTTTATTCCCTATGTTTTCACTTGTTAGTTTAGAGGATGTAGAAATCGAACATAATGATTGAAAATCACACCTGCTTGAAAGATGATCATCTTTACCTGCATAATCATGATTCAAATTATAAGTGAATTTTTCGCCATCATTCATTATCAAGAGTCTATCCTCCTCTACAATTACTTTGATATTTTTTTCTGCCTTATCAAAAGCATTTTGTAAAAGTTCATAAATAACTCTTCCTTGATAGTCGGCAATGACTTGTTCAATATTGCCCGATTGTTGTGAAATTGTTTCAGCACCAACACTCATATAATAGTGATGATGTCTGTTAAAAATATCTGTTATTAGTTTAGTTTGCATATTTAAGCATATAATTCACTTTCAAGCTCTTTCACGGCTTGATCAAAATCTTTTTTCTTTCCAAAGGCTTTCACCAATTCAACAGGGGAGCCAATTTGATTTAGGGGTTGCACTTTTAAGATGCCACCTTGTTCAATAGAGACAATACCTTCTTCTTCATATTTCTCTAAAAGACTTGATAACACTTTCTGAGCTACATCTCCGTATTTTGTAAAATAGTTTCGCTTTCTTACGTTATTCGCTCTATCTTTTCTAGTCAATGCAGGTTGATCAAAGGCGATATGACATATCAAGTCAAAAGCATCCATATCTTTTCCTACTTCCTCTCTTAAAGCATCAATTAGTATCCCTTGTTCTTTTAGTTCATCTATTATAGCCTCTTTTTTGTCTGCATTATTCCACTTCTCTTTAAAAACTTCTATTGATGAGAATTCTCTTTGAACACTATTTTTTGTATAATCTTTTAGCGATTCGGTGATCAATTTACCATCAGGTCCATAATACTGTACTCTTTCATGGGCGACGGTTACTTTTACATCATTGACGTAATATTTACGAGGCTCATCTTCCTCATCCATATCACCAAAATCATGAGGTGGTACACCATCTTCTCCATCTATTGGCTCACCGTCTTCTCCTAAAATTGGATCTTCTTCAGATATATCATCCTCTTCTGGTATAACGGGTTCATTCTCACCCGGCTCATAAATTTGAACTGGATCACCATCAAAATCAGGGTCAGCAAAAAGGTTGGTTACCTTTCTAAAATCCATCACTGTGAAGAATACCTTGCCATCTTGCTCCCTGATACGAGTACCTCTACCGACAATCTGTTTGAACTCCGTCATAGAACCAATATTTGTATCTAGAACTACTAATTTCACCATCTTGGTATCAATACCAGTAGTCAACATCTTAGAAGTAGTAGCGATAACAGGACACTTTTCTTCAACATCAGTAAAGTTGTCTAACTCCATTTTACCCACTTCATCATCTCCTGTAATTTTTACAACGAAGTTTGGATGTTTTGCAACAAGGTCTGCATTTGCGTTAATCAAAGCTTGCCTCATCCTATTAGCATGATCAATATCTACACAAAACACAATAGTCTTAGCATAACGATCAAAACCCTTTAGATATTCTGTTATTTTTTGAGCGACTAAGTTTGTTCTTTCATCAATAGCAAGATTACGATCATAATCCTTGAGGT includes the following:
- a CDS encoding sacsin N-terminal ATP-binding-like domain-containing protein, with amino-acid sequence MQTKLITDIFNRHHHYYMSVGAETISQQSGNIEQVIADYQGRVIYELLQNAFDKAEKNIKVIVEEDRLLIMNDGEKFTYNLNHDYAGKDDHLSSRCDFQSLCSISTSSKLTSENIGNKGVGFKSVFSITKDEKVNVHTQGIIKNGTKEIQSRVSFCLYDVFRTLNQIPKGFDSELLKVLAKQIDRLHKERADRGVPGYYYPIPIDLPSTDIDKYYGEGFVTIIEIPFANADQVNLLIDEIKNIHFNFVQLKYEKNFIIEFVPSEESSFQKNVGKSSNFFSTSVKGEKLNQLAKEAAVEIQGDQKIGIYFKSKEEIEEGKESYLYNYLPTQQNSFFKYVDFHADFHTSVDRKSIEFDEKTKIGRYNKALLRCCLEFYFQLIAQKAKIEGCDFHLQYLDNKIQDVKNLNFLWSHLLLNNTDDIKVPVREILGFNDTYVNGWNKDDRNKYVVITDIISDLAKENLNNDFERSHFLEAIIGFIHAFTFDRNTQHRRSEIFKKELAYKLKQKKVKLFPSIILVENKEILFNDSTKENIKIPQFVDATITSFRINDDVFRKALGVKEYNNPYEVLKYFRQVSIKGEISSELISEEQQIELIKSVYQFFKRKTDNIVSFVHRYKHYLDSNDRENNVIRNHAAFSVSTIYLKINDGTYLPAQLCQYKELDVQFLQRQLEVNEEQLKSFVMYLGVNTINSTIVCDGNLWKRKMLLNRKTDQLPKPVKQNAVEQMKSEDILPNIRYISKNNDVHPSLINYNNYSFFETVGNREIRKQLTPLKVGDYNSFPREFKQILFSFLTTSEKTKTNPGEVARFYTSNLFHAFNTKDFNQYLVVKNEQYKWVNDTNFHVAKNREDYHLYKKNADFDVLCFFNTKELSEGDPLKEKVLSVSLNAIEGKNEIDITSNFKSEYVNYVPFILLDISQSDTHISDRNYLINNHLIENLRSEWDELKIIEKEDLTARYNLLDKVIEVETDYLFDNKILYLDRSITNTKKAEAIAQHLFNLKGIKDRIELVFFNGNYEDILMQYDQEEINQIKKSWNNNYQEIENEFYSIILNDHEIKKLHSSWFVYNKDFQSELLIQRDKNNTLKDLENKIREVQIDSKFNELFGNFKLNIDRSHIVSMGTQVLSTLHDLKLDDEIEYVEKLTQKLGVELELRKLMSKYCVVNEKNEELEKELVQKNKIKDILDNYSKQKDRIVEDHLTLGTSNITQEVVSISNKKIFKGNSLRGQILEQMGVLGEETVLMYYIDEFLTLDVEEKKKGIEEVYQKSIKLGATLKESIKEECLTNINNTEVLREKLISLFYITMHHKFSYFDLLVYDNGTPTLIEVKKSSSGRDFFMSIAEVNAARANEHYEIVINSKNKLYFIGNPIKSIEEHISTIKSSSFSLTPRNYKIEIDKSVFTQNKE
- the hsdR gene encoding EcoAI/FtnUII family type I restriction enzme subunit R; protein product: MNKKQLSERDICTKFITPAIINAGWNIKKQVREEVSFTDGRIIVQGKMHARGKRKRADYILFNKPNEAIAIIEAKDNKKPVGSGMQQALEYADILQVPFVFTSNGDSFVFHDKTTNTEQEIALEDFPSPETLWDKYLNFIGIKDESAKKVVEQEYYIDESGMTPRYYQQNAINRTLEAIAKRQNRILLVMATGTGKTYTAFNIIWRLWKAGIKKRILFLADRNALLTQTKNGDFSPFGNDIMTIIKNRKIDKSYQIYFALYQGLTGNDESKNAYKEFSPDFFDLVIIDECHRGSASEASAWREVLDYFSSATQIGLTATPKETKDVSNINYFGEPVYSYSLKQGIEDGFLAPYKVVRITTTIDEGWRPTRGKLDKYGHEVADRIYNLKDYDRNLAIDERTNLVAQKITEYLKGFDRYAKTIVFCVDIDHANRMRQALINANADLVAKHPNFVVKITGDDEVGKMELDNFTDVEEKCPVIATTSKMLTTGIDTKMVKLVVLDTNIGSMTEFKQIVGRGTRIREQDGKVFFTVMDFRKVTNLFADPDFDGDPVQIYEPGENEPVIPEEDDISEEDPILGEDGEPIDGEDGVPPHDFGDMDEEDEPRKYYVNDVKVTVAHERVQYYGPDGKLITESLKDYTKNSVQREFSSIEVFKEKWNNADKKEAIIDELKEQGILIDALREEVGKDMDAFDLICHIAFDQPALTRKDRANNVRKRNYFTKYGDVAQKVLSSLLEKYEEEGIVSIEQGGILKVQPLNQIGSPVELVKAFGKKKDFDQAVKELESELYA